One region of Bosea sp. 29B genomic DNA includes:
- a CDS encoding dsDNA nuclease domain-containing protein — MRSDDAGLAESAAEFPSVDDVKPAEEGGPTARIGFSYQDEVAVGLVLEMLAKPSITKIHCETHDDMIVVSIEDNPEDGTPLFIAEYVQIKGGGAETLYSVANLCSREDKKPGSSLYETSLGRDRHREASRFRLITNRPVKSELEILTYPLGAPGREVDGERFRALLDDIGGRMPGVTSAKGNAGKYWCSNCLWEVRAEVHNVRDANLRSILQLAHNDGWKIVYEQAEELLTELLARMKAAGEARWEPDRAKKIILRRELVAWWNRRRQELIEGVSNTAGGKLSTKLSDIGSEDSQIAMAVDLRRRYGAAVRTSRYMEDGQLERLQLLVQSKMATLRSAYVAGEIDPSGQAFHALCLKEIDQIAQNEIVDGTDAAGFLKGCMYDIADRCLHRFSRPIR, encoded by the coding sequence TTGAGAAGCGACGACGCAGGCTTGGCTGAATCTGCCGCGGAATTTCCGTCAGTTGATGACGTGAAGCCGGCCGAGGAAGGGGGCCCCACCGCCCGGATAGGATTCAGCTATCAAGACGAGGTCGCCGTCGGCCTCGTGCTAGAGATGCTCGCTAAGCCCAGTATCACCAAGATCCACTGCGAGACACACGACGACATGATCGTTGTGTCCATCGAGGACAATCCTGAAGACGGGACCCCCCTCTTCATTGCCGAATATGTGCAAATAAAAGGGGGTGGCGCTGAGACACTCTACTCGGTCGCCAACCTTTGCTCGCGAGAGGACAAGAAGCCCGGGAGCTCGCTTTACGAGACCTCGCTCGGGCGTGATCGCCATCGAGAAGCTTCGCGATTTCGGCTGATTACAAACCGGCCCGTCAAGAGCGAGCTCGAAATTCTCACCTATCCTCTAGGGGCACCTGGCCGAGAGGTGGACGGGGAGCGATTCAGAGCCCTCTTGGACGACATTGGCGGTCGAATGCCGGGTGTCACCTCTGCCAAGGGAAACGCGGGCAAGTATTGGTGTAGCAACTGCCTGTGGGAGGTTCGCGCCGAGGTCCACAACGTACGCGACGCGAATCTACGCTCCATCCTCCAGCTCGCCCACAATGACGGTTGGAAGATCGTCTACGAACAGGCTGAAGAGCTGCTGACCGAGTTGTTGGCTCGGATGAAGGCGGCTGGCGAAGCGCGCTGGGAGCCCGATCGAGCGAAAAAGATCATCCTTCGGCGGGAGCTCGTGGCGTGGTGGAACCGCCGACGCCAAGAACTCATCGAAGGTGTCTCCAATACGGCGGGAGGAAAGCTCTCGACGAAGCTGAGCGACATAGGCTCGGAAGACAGCCAGATCGCTATGGCGGTCGATTTACGGCGTCGATACGGCGCGGCCGTGCGAACGTCGCGTTACATGGAAGACGGTCAGCTCGAGCGACTGCAGCTGCTGGTCCAATCCAAAATGGCCACCCTTCGCAGTGCGTATGTTGCAGGCGAAATCGACCCGTCAGGTCAGGCGTTTCACGCTCTTTGCTTGAAGGAGATCGATCAGATCGCCCAAAACGAGATTGTCGACGGAACGGATGCGGCCGGCTTTCTGAAAGGCTGCATGTACGACATCGCCGATCGGTGCCTGCACCGCTTTAGTCGGCCGATCCGATGA
- a CDS encoding 50S ribosomal protein L21, translating into MFAVIKTGGKQFRVAANDRITVAKIEGNPGDTVAFGSVLMLTDGEKSTIGAPFLGDITVAGEIVEQARGEKVIAFKKRRRQNSKRKRGFRAELTVVRITDILTGGKKPEMKKGEAAPVALKAGSETVKGKAAAKPAKAKADAKAEGLDASNLSLISGVGPTIEKKLRAAGITSWNDIAAWTEADIAKWDEELKLRGRATREEWVEQAKELLAGKPPRAKADQAELASGEDY; encoded by the coding sequence ATGTTCGCAGTCATCAAGACCGGCGGCAAGCAGTTCCGCGTCGCCGCCAATGACCGCATCACCGTCGCCAAGATCGAGGGCAACCCGGGCGACACCGTCGCTTTCGGCTCCGTCCTGATGCTGACCGATGGCGAGAAGTCGACGATCGGCGCCCCCTTCCTCGGCGACATCACCGTCGCCGGCGAGATCGTCGAGCAGGCCCGCGGCGAGAAGGTCATTGCCTTCAAGAAGCGTCGCCGCCAGAATTCGAAGCGCAAGCGCGGCTTCCGCGCCGAGCTGACCGTGGTGCGCATCACCGACATCCTCACCGGCGGCAAGAAGCCGGAGATGAAGAAGGGCGAAGCTGCCCCGGTCGCGCTCAAGGCCGGCAGCGAAACCGTCAAGGGCAAGGCTGCGGCCAAGCCGGCGAAGGCCAAGGCTGACGCCAAGGCCGAAGGCCTCGACGCCTCCAACCTCTCGCTGATCTCGGGCGTCGGCCCAACCATCGAGAAGAAGCTGCGCGCCGCCGGCATCACCTCCTGGAACGACATCGCCGCCTGGACCGAGGCCGATATCGCCAAGTGGGACGAGGAGCTCAAGCTTCGTGGCCGCGCCACCCGCGAGGAGTGGGTCGAGCAGGCCAAGGAGCTGCTCGCCGGCAAGCCGCCGCGGGCCAAGGCCGACCAGGCCGAGCTCGCTTCCGGCGAAGACTACTGA
- the rpmA gene encoding 50S ribosomal protein L27 has product MAHKKAGGSSRNGRDSESKRLGVKRFGDQVVVPGNIIIRQRGTKWHAGVNVGMGKDHTLFATSNGRVRFTTKLGRAFVNVVPAQEAAE; this is encoded by the coding sequence ATGGCTCACAAAAAGGCAGGCGGCTCGTCCCGCAATGGTCGCGACTCCGAAAGCAAGCGCCTCGGCGTGAAGCGTTTCGGCGACCAGGTGGTCGTGCCGGGCAACATCATCATTCGTCAGCGCGGCACCAAATGGCACGCCGGCGTGAACGTCGGCATGGGCAAAGACCATACGCTCTTTGCCACGTCGAACGGTCGCGTCCGATTCACGACGAAGCTCGGCCGAGCTTTCGTGAACGTAGTCCCGGCCCAAGAGGCCGCAGAATAA
- a CDS encoding GNAT family N-acetyltransferase yields MFPELTRDDVFRLETRRLWLRWPRIADATAILRLAGEKAVAEMTASIPHPYPTQAVDPFVFATRKGNALGEHLVLAITPREKPNELIGMIGAHKQATGRPFIGYWLGTPHWNKGYATEAVQALIDTMFSLVEIDAVEADTRVINPASRRVLEKSGFRQEGSFLKSLPARGGLFPCEQFRLDRSTWAALKSWSASGWAPLPAAEQQQQADSFSEEPCLA; encoded by the coding sequence ATGTTCCCCGAATTGACGAGAGACGACGTCTTCCGGCTCGAGACCAGGCGGCTGTGGCTGCGCTGGCCGCGGATCGCCGACGCCACCGCCATCCTGCGCCTCGCCGGCGAGAAGGCCGTGGCCGAGATGACCGCCTCGATTCCGCATCCCTATCCGACCCAGGCGGTCGACCCCTTCGTCTTCGCGACGCGCAAGGGCAACGCGCTCGGCGAGCACCTCGTGCTGGCGATCACCCCGCGCGAGAAGCCGAACGAACTGATCGGCATGATCGGCGCGCACAAGCAGGCGACCGGACGGCCGTTCATCGGCTACTGGCTCGGCACGCCGCACTGGAACAAGGGCTATGCCACCGAGGCGGTGCAGGCGCTGATCGACACAATGTTCTCGCTGGTCGAGATCGATGCGGTCGAGGCCGACACCCGCGTCATCAATCCGGCCTCGCGCCGGGTGCTGGAGAAGAGCGGCTTTCGGCAGGAGGGCTCCTTCCTGAAGTCGCTGCCGGCGCGTGGCGGCCTGTTCCCCTGCGAGCAGTTCCGGCTCGACCGCTCGACCTGGGCGGCGCTGAAGAGCTGGAGCGCCTCCGGCTGGGCGCCGCTGCCGGCGGCCGAACAGCAGCAGCAGGCTGACAGCTTCAGCGAGGAGCCCTGCCTCGCTTGA
- a CDS encoding PHB depolymerase family esterase, whose protein sequence is MRKLSDTIARLSAYRTQLGGGANIDASGRLGTLPEFGSNPGALLARSYLPPGLPTGAPLVVVLHGCTQTASGYDLGSGWSTLADRDGFALLFPEQQRANNANLCFNWFEPGDTQRGKGEALSISQMIEAMIARHGLDRGRVFITGLSAGGAMAGVMLATYPELFAGGAIIAGLPYGVAATIPEAFDRMRAHGLPGEKRLQDLVRSASRHDGPWPTISIWQGSADRTVAPANAAALIAQWRGVHDLPAEPSASESVDGQRRRVWRDADGRNLIEEYSIAGMGHGTPIAGDGIGRPGPYMLAAGISSTQRVARFWGLAAGEAEKARPDAKTPAVPLPVQEPAIAAGPAQPEPEPPRVIDRSATRPAATGVRKIIEDALRSAGLMR, encoded by the coding sequence ATGCGAAAGCTCTCCGACACGATCGCCCGCCTATCGGCCTACCGCACCCAGCTGGGGGGCGGGGCGAATATCGATGCGTCTGGCCGCCTCGGCACCTTGCCGGAGTTCGGCAGCAATCCCGGTGCGCTGCTCGCCCGGAGCTATCTTCCGCCCGGGCTTCCCACCGGCGCTCCTCTCGTCGTGGTGCTGCATGGCTGCACCCAGACTGCTTCCGGCTACGATCTTGGCTCCGGCTGGTCGACACTGGCCGATCGCGACGGCTTTGCGCTGCTTTTTCCCGAGCAGCAGCGCGCCAACAACGCCAATCTCTGCTTCAACTGGTTCGAGCCGGGCGATACGCAACGCGGCAAGGGCGAGGCGCTGTCGATCAGCCAGATGATCGAAGCGATGATCGCACGCCATGGCCTCGATCGGGGCCGCGTCTTCATTACGGGCTTGTCGGCGGGCGGGGCCATGGCCGGCGTCATGCTCGCGACCTATCCCGAGCTCTTCGCCGGTGGCGCGATCATTGCGGGTCTGCCCTATGGCGTCGCAGCCACCATTCCCGAAGCCTTCGACCGCATGCGGGCCCATGGGCTGCCCGGGGAGAAAAGGCTGCAGGATCTGGTGCGCTCCGCCTCGCGGCATGATGGGCCATGGCCGACAATTTCGATCTGGCAGGGCAGCGCCGACCGCACCGTCGCCCCTGCCAATGCCGCAGCGCTCATCGCGCAGTGGCGCGGTGTCCACGACCTGCCTGCCGAGCCGTCCGCGAGCGAATCGGTGGACGGCCAGAGGCGCCGGGTCTGGCGTGACGCCGATGGCCGCAACCTGATCGAGGAGTACAGCATTGCCGGAATGGGCCATGGTACGCCGATCGCCGGCGACGGAATCGGCCGACCGGGGCCGTATATGCTGGCCGCCGGCATTTCCTCGACACAGCGGGTCGCCCGGTTCTGGGGGCTGGCGGCCGGTGAGGCAGAGAAGGCCAGGCCGGACGCGAAAACGCCGGCTGTTCCGCTCCCGGTGCAAGAGCCTGCCATCGCCGCCGGTCCGGCGCAGCCGGAGCCTGAACCGCCGCGCGTGATCGATCGGTCGGCTACGCGGCCTGCAGCCACTGGCGTGCGCAAGATCATCGAGGACGCGCTGCGCTCAGCCGGCCTAATGCGGTGA
- the obgE gene encoding GTPase ObgE: protein MKFLDQAKIYVKAGDGGAGCVSFRREKFIEFGGPNGGDGGRGGDVVVECVQGLNTLIDFRFQQHFKARIGEHGMGKDRHGANGPAIVLKVPPGTEILDEDGETLIADLTEPGQRFVLCKGGNGGFGNAYFKTSTNQAPRHANPGLPGEERWVWLRLKLIADAGLVGLPNAGKSTFLATVTAAKPKIADYPFTTLHPGLGVVRVDAREMVLADIPGLIEGAHEGHGLGDRFLGHIERCRVLLHLVEGTTEHAGKAYKTVRKELAAYGADLDEKPEIVALSKVDALTPEARKEQLARLKRASGRTPIALSAASGEGVEAALRAVFAVVEEARAQEVKDEAPAQESGWHP from the coding sequence ATGAAATTCCTCGACCAAGCCAAGATCTATGTGAAAGCCGGTGACGGCGGCGCCGGCTGCGTCTCGTTCCGGCGCGAGAAGTTCATCGAGTTCGGCGGGCCCAATGGCGGCGATGGCGGGCGCGGCGGCGACGTCGTGGTCGAATGCGTCCAGGGCCTGAACACGCTGATCGACTTCCGCTTCCAGCAGCACTTCAAGGCCAGGATCGGCGAGCACGGCATGGGCAAGGACCGCCATGGCGCCAATGGCCCGGCGATCGTCCTGAAGGTCCCCCCGGGCACCGAGATCCTCGACGAGGACGGCGAGACGCTGATCGCCGACTTGACCGAGCCCGGCCAGCGCTTCGTCCTGTGCAAGGGCGGCAACGGCGGCTTCGGCAACGCCTATTTCAAGACCTCGACCAACCAGGCACCGCGCCATGCCAATCCCGGCCTGCCGGGCGAGGAGCGCTGGGTCTGGCTGCGGCTCAAGCTGATCGCCGATGCCGGCCTCGTCGGCCTGCCCAATGCCGGCAAGTCGACCTTCCTCGCCACGGTGACGGCGGCCAAGCCGAAGATCGCCGATTATCCCTTCACCACGCTGCACCCCGGCCTCGGCGTCGTCCGTGTCGATGCGCGCGAGATGGTACTCGCCGACATCCCCGGCCTGATCGAAGGCGCGCATGAGGGCCATGGCCTCGGCGACCGCTTCCTCGGCCATATCGAGCGCTGCCGCGTGCTGCTGCACCTCGTCGAGGGCACGACCGAGCATGCCGGCAAGGCCTACAAGACGGTGCGCAAGGAGCTTGCCGCCTATGGCGCCGACCTCGACGAGAAGCCGGAGATCGTCGCGCTCTCCAAGGTCGACGCGCTGACGCCGGAGGCGCGCAAGGAACAGCTCGCCCGCCTGAAGCGCGCCAGCGGCCGCACGCCGATCGCGCTGTCGGCCGCCTCGGGCGAAGGCGTCGAGGCGGCGCTGCGCGCGGTCTTCGCGGTGGTCGAGGAAGCGCGCGCCCAGGAGGTCAAGGACGAGGCTCCGGCGCAGGAGAGCGGCTGGCATCCTTGA
- a CDS encoding invasion associated locus B family protein encodes MLRRQTALALSAALMAGTAFAQAPAQRPAQPRPVQAQATPTPGAVSQPDNTTASYGDWILRCQQSVAARVCEIVQTLEQQGQRGPIALVAIGRPVKSEPIKLVIQVPPNLALGDKASVRVVVAEKDEALAVFQRCLPGGCFAEATLSDDVFKRWRGFGEAGQMRYLDAGKREVTLPLSFRGFPAAAEALQREP; translated from the coding sequence ATGCTGAGACGACAGACTGCCCTCGCCCTCTCCGCCGCGCTCATGGCAGGAACCGCTTTTGCCCAGGCTCCGGCGCAACGCCCCGCCCAGCCGCGCCCGGTCCAGGCCCAGGCGACCCCGACGCCCGGTGCCGTCTCCCAGCCCGACAACACCACCGCAAGCTATGGCGACTGGATCCTGCGCTGCCAGCAGAGCGTTGCAGCCCGCGTCTGCGAAATCGTCCAGACCCTGGAACAGCAGGGCCAGCGCGGCCCGATCGCGCTGGTTGCCATCGGCCGCCCGGTCAAGAGCGAGCCGATCAAGCTGGTGATCCAGGTTCCGCCGAACCTTGCGCTCGGCGACAAGGCCAGCGTGCGCGTGGTCGTCGCCGAGAAGGACGAGGCGCTCGCCGTCTTCCAGCGTTGCCTGCCCGGTGGCTGCTTCGCCGAGGCGACACTGAGCGACGACGTCTTCAAGCGCTGGCGCGGCTTCGGCGAGGCCGGCCAGATGCGCTATCTCGACGCCGGCAAGCGCGAGGTCACGCTGCCACTTTCCTTCCGCGGCTTCCCGGCGGCTGCCGAGGCGCTGCAGCGCGAGCCATGA
- a CDS encoding MFS transporter — translation MTTPTNAAAPARKATRREWLGLIAIAFPCMIYSMDLTVLNLAVPTLTRELKPTAGELLWIIDIYGFMVAGFLMTMGTLGDRIGRRKLLLIGAAAFGVASTVAAFSTSTEMLIVMRALLGIAGATLAPSTLSLIAVMFEDETERTFAISMWIASFSAGAVIGPLIGGALIEYFWWGSVFLIAVPPMLILLVIGPILLPEYKAPQAGRLDLPSALLSLATILPVIYGIKHWAEFGLSASAAGCIVAGLVFGVVFARRQTRLADPMVDLTLFGIAAFRAALAINLAGIMVMFGSFIFMAQYLQLVAGLTPLEAGIWSLPSAVAFTLASFAVTPLSVRFKPATLMAGGMVLSGLGFAWLAFAPNLVQIVASSILFSIGFTPVIALTTGIVVGSAPQERAGAASAMSETSIELGGALGIAVFGSLGAALYRQSMAGLSVAGVDSATLAPARSTLGGALAAAEQLAPDQSAHLLQAAREAFMTGFHAVALIAIAGMVFCIAVALTALRDAKPSAAH, via the coding sequence GTGACGACCCCGACGAACGCCGCCGCGCCGGCGCGTAAGGCCACCCGCCGCGAATGGCTGGGCCTGATCGCGATCGCCTTCCCCTGCATGATCTATTCGATGGACCTGACGGTGCTGAACCTGGCGGTCCCGACACTGACGCGCGAGCTCAAGCCGACAGCGGGCGAACTACTCTGGATCATCGATATCTACGGCTTCATGGTCGCCGGATTCCTGATGACCATGGGCACGCTCGGCGACCGGATCGGCCGGCGCAAGCTCCTGCTGATCGGCGCGGCCGCCTTCGGCGTCGCCTCGACCGTCGCCGCCTTCTCGACCAGCACCGAGATGCTGATCGTGATGCGGGCGCTGCTTGGCATCGCCGGGGCGACACTGGCGCCCTCGACGCTCTCGCTGATCGCTGTGATGTTCGAGGACGAGACCGAGCGCACCTTCGCGATCTCGATGTGGATCGCCAGCTTCTCGGCTGGCGCCGTGATCGGACCGCTGATCGGCGGCGCGCTGATCGAGTATTTCTGGTGGGGCTCGGTCTTCCTGATCGCGGTGCCGCCGATGCTGATCCTGCTGGTGATCGGGCCGATCCTGCTGCCGGAATACAAGGCACCGCAGGCAGGGCGCCTCGATCTGCCGAGCGCTCTGCTCTCGCTGGCGACGATCCTGCCGGTGATCTACGGAATCAAGCACTGGGCCGAGTTCGGCCTCTCGGCCTCGGCCGCCGGCTGCATCGTCGCGGGACTGGTGTTCGGCGTGGTGTTCGCGCGCCGGCAGACGCGCCTCGCCGATCCGATGGTCGATCTCACCTTGTTCGGGATTGCCGCCTTCCGCGCGGCACTGGCGATCAACCTCGCCGGCATCATGGTGATGTTCGGCAGTTTCATCTTCATGGCGCAGTATCTGCAACTGGTCGCCGGGCTGACGCCGCTGGAAGCCGGCATCTGGTCGCTGCCTTCGGCAGTCGCCTTCACGCTCGCCTCCTTCGCGGTGACGCCGCTGTCCGTGCGCTTCAAGCCCGCGACGCTGATGGCCGGCGGCATGGTGCTCTCCGGCCTTGGTTTCGCTTGGCTCGCCTTCGCCCCGAACCTCGTCCAGATCGTCGCTTCATCGATCCTGTTTTCGATCGGCTTCACGCCAGTGATCGCGCTGACGACCGGGATCGTGGTCGGCTCGGCGCCGCAGGAGCGAGCGGGGGCGGCCTCGGCCATGTCCGAGACCAGTATCGAACTGGGCGGCGCGCTCGGCATCGCCGTCTTCGGTAGCCTCGGCGCGGCGCTCTATCGCCAGAGCATGGCGGGGCTTTCGGTCGCGGGTGTCGACAGCGCGACGCTGGCGCCGGCGCGCTCGACGCTCGGCGGGGCGCTCGCTGCAGCCGAGCAGCTGGCGCCCGACCAGTCGGCGCACCTGCTGCAGGCGGCGCGCGAGGCCTTCATGACGGGATTCCATGCGGTCGCGCTGATCGCGATCGCCGGCATGGTTTTCTGCATCGCCGTGGCGCTGACGGCGTTGCGCGATGCAAAGCCTTCGGCGGCGCACTGA
- a CDS encoding GNAT family N-acetyltransferase has translation MRGSTGCNSRRARAIRLETERLVLDLHGLEHFEPLCEMWGDAAVVHHIGQPSTPQDAWMRLLRYRGLWPLLGYGYWVLTEKASGHFVGDLGFADFHRAIEPSIRGIPEAGWVLAGWAHGQGFASEALTAALAWLDGQGAHDSSVCLIAPENQPSLRLARRFGFRDERIVSFSGHDTLLLRRARPT, from the coding sequence ATGCGCGGCTCTACCGGCTGCAATTCGCGGAGGGCTAGAGCCATTCGCCTGGAGACCGAACGCCTCGTCCTCGACCTGCATGGCCTCGAGCATTTCGAGCCGCTCTGCGAGATGTGGGGCGATGCGGCGGTGGTGCATCATATCGGCCAGCCTTCGACGCCTCAGGACGCCTGGATGCGGCTGCTGCGCTATCGCGGGCTGTGGCCGCTGCTCGGCTACGGCTATTGGGTGTTGACCGAGAAGGCGAGCGGCCACTTTGTCGGGGATCTCGGTTTCGCCGATTTCCACCGGGCGATCGAGCCGTCGATCCGCGGTATCCCCGAAGCCGGCTGGGTGTTGGCAGGCTGGGCGCACGGACAGGGATTCGCGAGCGAGGCGCTCACCGCCGCACTCGCCTGGCTCGACGGGCAAGGCGCACACGACAGCTCAGTCTGCCTGATCGCGCCGGAAAACCAGCCGTCGCTGCGGCTGGCGCGACGCTTCGGCTTCCGGGACGAGCGCATCGTCAGCTTCTCCGGGCACGACACGCTGCTGCTGCGGCGGGCGCGGCCGACATAG